Part of the Thauera sedimentorum genome, TCACCCCCATCAGGCTGGCCACCAGCCAGGGCGCATCGAGCGCCAGCGCGGCCTGGGTGCCGCTCACCGTGAACAGCGCCAGGCCGACCGCATCCGGCAGCAGGAAGAGCCGCGGCGGCAGGCGCACCACGCGCACCAGCGCAAAGGTCGCCAGCCCGGCGAGCATGGCCGCCAGCAGATAGCTCTGGTCGGCAACCCAGAACACCGTGCGGTCGAGCAGCATGTCGCGCAGGCTGCCGCCGCCCAGCGCCGCGGCGAGCGCCACCACCACCATGCCGAACAGGTCGAAGGGCTTGCGTCCGGCCTCGAGCACGCCGGCCGCGGCGTTCACCGCCACACCGGCGAGGCCGATGCCGTAGATCAGG contains:
- a CDS encoding trimeric intracellular cation channel family protein; this translates as MSISLTTLIYGIGLAGVAVNAAAGVLEAGRKPFDLFGMVVVALAAALGGGSLRDMLLDRTVFWVADQSYLLAAMLAGLATFALVRVVRLPPRLFLLPDAVGLALFTVSGTQAALALDAPWLVASLMGVITGVFGGIVRDVLCNEVPLVFTGELYATASWLGALLLVALHAAGVSAGWSALAAAALVLTIRLLAIRFRWRLPVFTARL